One genomic segment of Musa acuminata AAA Group cultivar baxijiao chromosome BXJ3-3, Cavendish_Baxijiao_AAA, whole genome shotgun sequence includes these proteins:
- the LOC135633391 gene encoding blue copper protein-like: MAGCSTSAALGVLLLFCCSTWAAATDYTVGDSTGWTSGFDYSKWTSGKTFVTGDTLTFNYIAGSHTVDQVSATDYSACSASNALSTDSNGQTTVTLSKAGTYYFICGVSGHCSNGMKVAVPVTASSTSSPSPPSSSTTTPPSAGTTPSTTTPSTNKSSPRTVSLPYVVTLTGLMLLKLLLL; the protein is encoded by the exons ATGGCCGGGTGCAGCACCTCCGCAGCTCTGggagttctcctcctcttctgTTGCTCGACATGGGCCGCGGCCACCGACTACACCGTGGGAGATTCCACGGGTTGGACCAGCGGGTTCGATTACTCCAAGTGGACGTCCGGGAAAACCTTCGTCACCGGTGACACCCTCA CGTTCAACTATATCGCCGGATCACACACCGTAGACCAAGTGAGCGCCACCGACTACAGCGCCTGCTCCGCCAGCAACGCCCTCAGCACCGACAGCAACGGGCAGACGACGGTCACGCTCTCCAAGGCAGGCACGTACTACTTCATCTGCGGGGTCTCCGGCCACTGCAGCAACGGGATGAAGGTGGCGGTCCCCGTCACGGCATCCTCCACCAGCTCGCCCTCCCCTCCATCCAGCTCCACCACCACCCCGCCCTCCGCCGGCACCACGCCGTCCACCACTACCCCGTCCACCAATAAATCCAGCCCCAGAACTGTCTCCCTGCCTTACGTGGTGACGCTAACTGGGCTGATGCTGCTCAAACTGCTGCTGCTCTAG
- the LOC103977510 gene encoding uncharacterized protein LOC103977510: MAQALVSSRLSSAYPFHSISRGRIALPRQLIASSSSSRTHRLSAARAMASSNTSGGSFGKAERSKGWRNASAGAVGSSGSGFPISNIPIWARWVLGSLVIAAIPFYTRIIKKGGGIEKVAEVALETVEKVAEVTEKIASDVAAALPEGDSLKAKALLIEKIAEKVEHDAKLAESIIHEVDVVKEEVDTLVKPLLEKEQSEKEIQVEENESTDQSKAN; encoded by the exons ATGGCTCAGGCTCTCGTTTCTTCCCGTCTCTCCTCAGCCTATCCCTTCCATTCCATCTCTCGCGGAAGGATCGCTCTTCCTCGTCAGCTCATAGCATCCTCCTCGTCCTCTCGCACACATCGGCTTTCCGCTGCTCGAGCAATGGCCTCATCCAACACCAGCGGCGGAAGCTTCGGGAAAGCTGAGCGCTCAAA GGGCTGGAGAAATGCTAGTGCAGGTGCAGTTGGATCGTCTGGTTCTGGGTTTCCCATATCGAACATCCCCATATG GGCCAGATGGGTGTTGGGTTCCCTCGTCATCGCTGCCATACCCTTCTACACGAGAATAATTAAGAAAGGAG GTGGCATAGAGAAGGTTGCAGAAGTTGCTCTAGAAACAGTGGAGAAGGTGGCGGAGGTGACGGAGAAGATAGCTTCTGATGTTGCCGCTGCACTTCCTGAAGGTGATAGTCTTAAGGCGAAGGCGTTGCTGATCGAGAAGATCGCCGAGAAAGTAGAACACGACGCAAAACTAGCTGAATCCATCATTCATGAG GTTGATGTCGTAAAGGAAGAAGTAGACACATTGGTCAAGCCACTACTTGAGAAAGAACAGTCGGAGAAAGAGATCCAAGTGGAGGAAAATGAAAGCACAGATCAGTCAAAAGCCAATTGA
- the LOC135633859 gene encoding uncharacterized protein LOC135633859, producing the protein MSCPLPNDVIAEIISYLPAKAFFKLLPVCKTFYQLSSDSHFLLSQSYYNKAISGFFINSCNIFRSFIPIDPYAGVPSSSIRFLGKRKTIILGSAGGLVFVLQRKFGWFDAIPVLWVYNLARGTRCQLPSPPGKCSEGGIAVRFINNGDGVTTDYKLVYLTRRWSALQHCRVYDSVARAWTMDKELDFGGRELDLEHPVVCDDTVFWASSELRSYMWIESCVVAFDVREERTQIITMPKDAVVDFFDTIGIAKWEGKSLCLIRHSTFSGMFVLWLLNKTGDGAPGWVKVQEISLAELGFREPCYVSFVVLSEMASTKLLVFTIDQVLYSLNINDGELKKLSSLTDYHTPTLFPYSNTLRPCGEQEELLEAI; encoded by the coding sequence ATGAGTTGTCCCCTTCCCAACGACGTGATCGCAGAGATCATATCCTACTTGCCGGCGAAGGCCTTCTTCAAGCTCCTACCTGTTTGCAAGACATTCTACCAGCTCTCGTCAGATTCTCATTTCCTCCTTTCACAGTCATACTACAACAAGGCTATCTCCGGCTTCTTCATCAACAGCTGCAACATCTTCAGGTCCTTCATCCCCATTGACCCCTATGCTGGCGTGCCCAGTAGCAGCATCCGATTCCTAGGGAAGAGAAAAACCATAATCCTTGGTtcagctggtggcctcgtctttgtctTGCAAAGGAAATTTGGATGGTTCGATGCTATCCCTGTCTTATGGGTCTACAACCTAGCCCGTGGGACTCGGTGCCAGCTCCCTTCCCCGCCGGGCAAGTGTAGCGAGGGTGGGATAGCGGTAAGATTCATAAACAACGGAGATGGGGTGACGACAGACTACAAGTTGGTCTATCTCACACGGAGATGGAGCGCGTTGCAACACTGTCGGGTCTATGACTCAGTTGCCAGGGcgtggacgatggacaaggagCTCGACTTCGGGGGGAGGGAACTAGACTTGGAGCACCCGGTGGTTTGCGACGACACCGTGTTCTGGGCATCGTCAGAATTGAGGTCGTACATGTGGATTGAGTCATGTGTCGTCGCCTTCGATGTAAGGGAGGAGCGCACGCAGATCATCACTATGCCGAAAGATGCAGTCGTCGACTTCTTCGACACGATCGGAATAGCCAAGTGGGAGGGGAAGTCACTGTGCCTGATCCGTCACAGCACGTTTTCTGGCATGTTCGTTCTGTGGCTGCTGAATAAGACAGGCGACGGTGCACCAGGATGGGTGAAGGTGCAAGAGATAAGCTTGGCCGAGTTGGGGTTTAGGGAACCATGTTACGTGAGCTTCGTCGTGCTAAGTGAGATGGCGTCGACCAAGCTACTTGTCTTCACCATAGATCAAGTGCTGTACAGCTTGAATATTAAcgatggagaactcaagaagtTGTCATCGCTGACAGACTATCATACCCCCACGTTGTTTCCTTattctaatacgcttcggccatgcggtgagcAAGAGGAGCTGTTGGAAGCAATCTGA
- the LOC135633863 gene encoding F-box protein At5g49610-like — translation MGGMLSNTRSIDLVGPKKLGSSGRPLPDDLLAEILSYLPAKTFFRLLSVCKTFRQLSYDSHFLLSQSCHNNVISGFFLHRRNISGPFFIVDPYAGVPRKSLEFLCYTNAVILGSAGGLVFVLHRKDGALCVYNPARGTRCRLPSPPGKYCTRSGIAVRFMNDGDGVTKDYKLVYVSRTSARGSLHHCRVYDSFARVWTMDKELDFGGKELDLKHPVVCDNIVFWASSHSESYERVDQYVVAFDVRKERTQIIPLPEEAAVAYFDTIGLGKWEGKSLCLIHYDMYTWVFALWLLRKTNDGPPGWVKAHEVSLSQIGFREPCYVSSIMLSEVATTTLLVFTILTEAYSYNIKDGELKKLASSEIHFGKLIPYSNTLRPCGEQEELLDEI, via the coding sequence ATGGGCGGTATGCTCAGTAACACTCGTAGCATCGACCTCGTTGGTCCGAAGAAGCTGGGAAGTAGCGGGCGTCCCCTTCCCGACGACTTGCTCgcagagatcctctcctacctcccagcaaagaccttctttaggctcctctctgtgtgcaagacctttcgccagctctcatATGATTCTCATTTCCTCCTTTCACAGTCGTgccacaacaatgtcatctccggaTTCTTCCTCCACCGTCGCAACATCTCTGGGCCCTTCTTCAtcgttgacccctacgccggcGTGCCCAGAAAAAGCCTCGAATTCTTATGCTACACCAACGCCGTAATCCTTGGgtcagctggtggcctcgtctttgtctTGCATAGGAAAGATGGTGCCTTATGTGTCTACAACCCGGCCCGTGGGACTCGGTGCCGGCTGCCTTCCCCGCCGGGCAAGTATTGTACGCGGAGcggcatcgcggtgagattcatgaacgatggagatggggtgacgaaaGACTACAAGTTGGTCTACGTTTCACGGACCTCAGCACGGGGCTCGTTGCACCACTGTCGGGTCTATGACTCGTTtgcgagggtgtggacgatggacaaggaactcgacttcggtgGGAAGGAACTAGATTTGAAGCACCCGGTGGTCTGCGACAACATCGTGTTCTGGGCATCGTCACATTCAGAATCATACGAGAGGGTCGACCAATATGTCGTCGCCTTCGATGTGAGGAAGGAGCGCACGCAAATCATCCCTCTACCAGAAGAAGCTGCCGTCGCCTACTTCGATACGATCGGACTAGGCAagtgggaggggaagtcgctgtgcctaatccaTTACGACATGTATACTTGGGTGTTCGcactgtggctgctgaggaagacaaacgacggtccgccaggatgggtgaAGGCGCATGAGGTGAGCTTGAGCCAGATTGGGTTCAGGGAACCCTGCTACGTGAGCTCCATCATGCTGAGCGAGGTGGCGACGACCACGTTACTTGTTTTCACCATACTTACCGAGGCATACAGCTATAATATAAAGGATGGAGAGCTCAAGAAACTGGCATCGTCGGAAATCCATTTCGGCaagttgatcccttactctaatacacttcggccatgcggtgagcAAGAGGAGCTGTTGGATGAAATCTGA
- the LOC135633864 gene encoding classical arabinogalactan protein 4-like, which yields MEFSGAGLRLLVAALALLFVTSSAQVTCPAPLTPPTPAPAPAPATAPPTPAPTPAPAPATAPPTPAPTPAPTVAPPTPALAPVAPTPAPSPKAASPAPEAASPAPEAPVSSPPAPPPAGESPTVVPSPPTTNTAAGIRSAGWISTAVAVAAVVYAF from the coding sequence ATGGAGTTCTCCGGCGCTGGTCTCCGCCTGCTTGTGGCTGCGCTGGCCCTGCTCTTCGTCACCTCCTCCGCCCAGGTCACCTGCCCCGCCCCCCTCACACCTCCCacccccgctcccgctcccgctccagcCACCGCTCCCCCCACCCCGGCGCCAACGCCCGCTCCCGCTCCAGCCACCGCTCCCCCCACCCCGGCGCCAACGCCCGCCCCCACCGTCGCGCCTCCCACCCCGGCTCTGGCTCCGGTCGCCCCCACCCCAGCGCCGTCCCCGAAGGCCGCCTCCCCGGCACCGGAAGCTGCTTCCCCCGCCCCCGAGGCACCCGTCTCCTCCCCTCCCGCTCCCCCTCCCGCCGGTGAGTCGCCGACCGTGGTGCCCAGCCCGCCAACCACCAATACCGCGGCCGGGATCCGCTCAGCAGGATGGATCTCCACCGCCGTGGCCGTCGCGGCCGTGGTGTACGCGTTCTAG